Proteins encoded by one window of Agelaius phoeniceus isolate bAgePho1 chromosome 3, bAgePho1.hap1, whole genome shotgun sequence:
- the RHOB gene encoding rho-related GTP-binding protein RhoB — protein sequence MAAIRKKLVVVGDGACGKTCLLIVFSKDEFPEVYVPTVFENYVADIEVDGKQVELALWDTAGQEDYDRLRPLSYPDTDVILMCFSVDSPDSLENIPEKWVPEVKHFCPNVPIILVANKKDLRNDEHVRNELARMKQEPVRTEDGRAMAIRIQAYDYLECSAKTKEGVREVFETATRAALQKRYGTQNGCINCCKVL from the coding sequence ATGGCTGCCATCCGCAAGAAACTGGTGGTGGTGGGGGACGGTGCCTGTGGCAAGACTTGCCTCCTCATCGTCTTCAGCAAGGACGAGTTCCCCGAGGTCTACGTGCCCACCGTCTTCGAGAACTACGTGGCGGACATCGAGGTGGACGGCAAGCAGGTGGAGCTGGCCCTGTGGGACACGGCCGGCCAGGAGGACTACGACCGCCTGCGTCCCCTTTCCTACCCGGACACCGATGTCATCCTCATGTGCTTCTCTGTGGACAGCCCGGACTCGCTGGAGAACATCCCGGAGAAGTGGGTGCCCGAAGTCAAGCACTTCTGCCCCAACGTCCCCATCATCCTGGTGGCCAACAAGAAGGACCTGCGGAACGACGAGCACGTTCGGAACGAGCTGGCCCGCATGAAGCAGGAGCCGGTGCGCACCGAGGACGGCCGGGCCATGGCCATTCGCATCCAGGCCTACGACTACCTGGAGTGCTCGGCCAAGACCAAGGAGGGTGTCCGGGAGGTCTTCGAGACTGCCACCCGGGCAGCCCTGCAGAAGCGCTACGGCACCCAGAACGGCTGCATCAACTGCTGCAAAGTGCTATAG